Below is a window of Diaminobutyricibacter sp. McL0608 DNA.
AGCGCGGCGAGCTCGACCAGGTTCTCGTTCATGTTTCCGCTCAAGAGGCCGTCTCCACGATTGACCCGTCAACCCAGCGCGCGAGAACGCTCAACGCAGCGAGATACTCCAGCGCGACGTGCTTATCGATGTCTGCCGGGTCCTCGTGATTGAACGGGTTACGGATGCCGGCGTAAATGCCCTCAGCAAAGGCCATCGCGCCGCGCTGTACCGAACTGTAAGTGTCACTGCTGTCCGGCTCCATGCGGCGTAGACGCGGCCTGCCTGCTTCCGCCGGTTTTTCCGTGAAGGCCTCCTGGAACAGCCTCGTCTCGCTTAGGTCGCGACGCCCTAGCTTGTTCTGAGTCTCGGCGTTCACCTTCTTGGCTGCGTCCTCAACCGCCGAGCGGAAGTGTCCAGACTGCCAGAGC
It encodes the following:
- a CDS encoding TIGR02391 family protein, giving the protein MTGLNTEWALGEFDKFIEQTVLTNNSFVGDGIVSISNKSSTAASDADVAKQAQVVEQILDRVLPRWRTEVELSKENRWTRHREAAIRAREALVRQQEITSNLGDDAPEISAADLHPWVWGGARSLWQSGHFRSAVEDAAKKVNAETQNKLGRRDLSETRLFQEAFTEKPAEAGRPRLRRMEPDSSDTYSSVQRGAMAFAEGIYAGIRNPFNHEDPADIDKHVALEYLAALSVLARWVDGSIVETAS